A genomic window from Rhizobium sp. 007 includes:
- the carB gene encoding carbamoyl-phosphate synthase large subunit, with product MPKRQDIKSILIIGAGPIVIGQACEFDYSGTQACKALKEEGYRVILVNSNPATIMTDPGLADATYVEPITPEVVAKIIAKERPDALLPTMGGQTALNTALSLKRMGVLDRYNVEMIGAKPAAIDMAEDRALFREAMARIGLETPRSMLANATDIKDADRKMHEAERTKLRESLSGAALDTALDDLENQWNLGESDRKQRYLNHAMAIAAQALDDVGLPAIIRPSFTLGGTGGGIAYNRSEFFDIVGGGLDASPTTEVLIEESVLGWKEYEMEVVRDKADNCIIICSIENIDPMGVHTGDSITVAPALTLTDKEYQIMRNASIAVLREIGVETGGSNVQFAVNPKDGRLVVIEMNPRVSRSSALASKATGFPIAKVAAKLAIGYTLDELENDITGGATPASFEPSIDYVVTKIPRFAFEKFPGASPILTTAMKSVGEVMAIGRTFAESLQKALRGLETGLTGLDEIEIPDVEEGESSQNAIRAAIGTPTPDRLRMVAQALRQGMSEAEVHEGSKIDPWFIAQFKAIVDMEARIREHGLPSDAVNLRMLKAMGFSDARLATLTNKRPKEVAELRNSLNVRPVFKRIDTCAAEFASPTAYMYSTYETPFVGAARSEAQVSDRKKVVILGGGPNRIGQGIEFDYCCCHAAFALKDAGYEAIMINCNPETVSTDYDTSDRLYFEPLTAEDVIEILRAEQEKGEVVGVIVQFGGQTPLKLAEALEKNGIPILGTAPDAIDLAEDRDRFQKLLMKLDLNQPNNGIAYSVEQARLVAAEIGFPLVVRPSYVLGGRAMQIIHSESMLQTYLLDTVPELVPEDIKQRYPNDKTGQINTLLGKNPLLFDSYLTNAIEVDVDCLSDGDDVYVAGIMEHIEEAGIHSGDSACSLPPRSLSGDLLDELERQAKAMAKALNVGGLMNVQFAIKDSTVYVLEVNPRASRTVPFVAKTIGAPIAKIAARVMAGEKLDAAFAAYGQKPDPRALKHIAVKEAVFPFARFPGVDTLLGPEMRSTGEVIGLDTDFALAFAKSQLGAGVELPRDGTVFVSVRDHDKPRVLPAIRVLVGEGFKVLATGGTQRFLAENGIQATKINKVLEGRPHIEDAIRNRQVQLVINTTDGNKAISDSKSLRRATLMQKVPYYTTMAGAEAAAQAIKALKAGNLEVRPLQSYF from the coding sequence ATGCCGAAGCGCCAAGACATCAAATCGATCCTCATCATCGGCGCGGGACCGATCGTCATTGGCCAGGCTTGCGAATTCGACTATTCCGGCACCCAGGCCTGCAAGGCGCTGAAGGAGGAAGGCTACAGGGTCATCCTTGTCAACTCCAACCCGGCGACAATCATGACCGACCCGGGTCTTGCGGACGCGACCTATGTCGAGCCGATCACCCCGGAAGTCGTCGCCAAGATCATCGCCAAGGAGCGGCCGGATGCGCTGCTGCCGACCATGGGCGGCCAGACGGCGCTGAACACGGCTCTTTCGCTAAAGCGCATGGGTGTGCTCGACCGATACAATGTCGAGATGATCGGCGCCAAGCCGGCGGCGATCGACATGGCGGAAGACCGCGCCCTCTTCCGTGAAGCCATGGCCCGCATCGGGCTGGAAACGCCGCGCTCGATGCTGGCGAACGCCACAGACATCAAGGACGCCGACCGCAAGATGCACGAGGCCGAGCGCACAAAGCTGCGCGAAAGCCTCTCCGGCGCCGCGCTCGACACTGCGCTGGACGATCTGGAAAACCAGTGGAACCTGGGCGAGAGCGACCGCAAGCAGCGCTATTTGAACCACGCAATGGCGATCGCCGCTCAGGCACTCGATGACGTCGGCCTGCCGGCCATCATCCGCCCGTCCTTCACCCTCGGCGGCACCGGCGGCGGCATTGCCTACAACCGTTCGGAATTTTTCGACATCGTCGGCGGCGGCCTCGATGCTTCGCCCACGACCGAAGTGCTGATCGAGGAGTCGGTCCTCGGCTGGAAGGAATATGAAATGGAAGTCGTCCGCGACAAGGCGGACAATTGCATCATCATCTGCTCGATCGAAAACATTGATCCGATGGGCGTCCACACCGGCGACTCGATCACCGTCGCTCCGGCGCTGACGCTGACCGACAAGGAATATCAGATCATGCGCAACGCCTCGATTGCGGTGCTGCGCGAGATCGGCGTCGAGACTGGCGGCTCAAACGTCCAGTTCGCCGTCAATCCGAAGGACGGCCGCCTCGTGGTCATCGAGATGAACCCGCGCGTTTCGCGCTCTTCGGCGCTCGCCTCCAAGGCAACCGGTTTCCCGATCGCCAAGGTCGCGGCGAAACTCGCGATCGGCTACACGCTGGACGAACTGGAAAACGACATCACCGGTGGCGCCACACCCGCCTCCTTCGAACCGTCGATCGATTATGTCGTCACCAAGATTCCGCGCTTTGCCTTCGAGAAGTTCCCGGGCGCCTCGCCGATCTTGACGACGGCGATGAAGTCCGTCGGCGAAGTCATGGCGATCGGCCGTACCTTCGCCGAATCGCTGCAGAAGGCGCTCCGCGGCCTCGAAACGGGCCTGACTGGCCTTGATGAAATCGAAATTCCAGACGTCGAGGAAGGCGAGTCCAGCCAGAACGCCATCCGTGCCGCGATCGGCACGCCGACGCCCGATCGCCTGCGTATGGTTGCCCAGGCGCTGCGCCAGGGCATGAGCGAGGCCGAGGTTCACGAGGGCTCCAAGATCGACCCGTGGTTCATCGCCCAGTTCAAGGCAATCGTCGACATGGAGGCCCGTATCCGCGAGCATGGCCTACCGAGCGACGCCGTAAACCTGCGCATGCTGAAGGCCATGGGCTTTTCGGACGCGCGCCTCGCGACGCTGACGAACAAGCGTCCGAAAGAAGTGGCGGAACTTCGCAACAGCCTGAATGTCCGCCCGGTTTTCAAGCGCATCGACACCTGCGCGGCCGAATTCGCCTCGCCGACTGCCTATATGTATTCGACTTACGAAACGCCCTTCGTCGGCGCCGCCCGCTCCGAGGCGCAGGTCTCCGACCGCAAGAAGGTCGTCATCCTCGGCGGCGGTCCGAACCGAATCGGCCAGGGTATCGAGTTCGATTACTGTTGCTGCCACGCCGCCTTCGCATTGAAGGATGCCGGCTACGAAGCGATCATGATCAACTGCAACCCGGAAACGGTCTCGACCGACTACGACACCTCCGACCGCCTCTATTTCGAGCCCCTAACGGCCGAAGACGTGATCGAAATCCTGCGCGCCGAGCAGGAAAAGGGTGAGGTCGTCGGCGTCATCGTCCAGTTCGGCGGTCAGACGCCGCTGAAGCTTGCCGAAGCGCTGGAAAAGAACGGCATCCCGATCCTCGGCACCGCGCCGGATGCGATCGACCTTGCCGAAGACCGCGACCGCTTCCAGAAGCTCCTGATGAAGCTCGACCTCAACCAGCCGAACAACGGCATTGCCTATTCCGTCGAGCAGGCCCGCCTCGTCGCCGCCGAAATCGGCTTCCCGCTGGTGGTACGCCCCTCCTACGTTCTCGGCGGCCGCGCCATGCAGATCATCCACTCGGAATCGATGCTGCAGACCTATCTGCTCGACACCGTTCCGGAACTGGTTCCGGAAGACATCAAGCAGCGCTATCCGAACGACAAGACCGGCCAGATCAACACGCTGCTCGGCAAGAACCCGCTGCTTTTCGACAGCTACCTGACGAACGCCATCGAGGTCGACGTCGACTGCCTCTCCGACGGCGATGACGTCTACGTCGCGGGCATCATGGAGCACATCGAAGAGGCCGGCATCCATTCCGGCGACTCGGCCTGCTCGTTGCCGCCGCGCTCGCTGTCGGGGGACTTGCTCGACGAGCTCGAGCGCCAGGCAAAGGCCATGGCCAAGGCGCTGAATGTCGGCGGTCTGATGAACGTGCAGTTCGCTATCAAGGACAGCACCGTCTACGTACTCGAAGTCAATCCGCGCGCCTCGCGCACCGTGCCATTCGTGGCAAAGACCATCGGCGCGCCGATTGCCAAGATCGCCGCCCGCGTCATGGCCGGCGAGAAGCTGGATGCGGCCTTCGCCGCCTACGGCCAAAAGCCCGATCCGCGCGCCCTGAAGCACATCGCCGTCAAGGAGGCCGTCTTCCCCTTCGCGCGCTTCCCGGGCGTCGATACGCTGCTTGGGCCTGAAATGCGCTCGACCGGGGAGGTCATCGGCCTCGACACCGATTTCGCCCTTGCCTTCGCCAAGTCGCAGCTCGGCGCCGGCGTTGAACTGCCGCGTGACGGGACGGTCTTCGTCTCTGTTCGCGACCACGACAAGCCGCGCGTGCTGCCTGCGATCCGTGTTCTTGTAGGCGAAGGTTTCAAGGTACTCGCCACCGGCGGCACGCAACGCTTCTTGGCTGAAAACGGCATCCAAGCGACGAAGATCAACAAGGTGCTCGAAGGCCGTCCGCACATCGAGGATGCGATCCGCAACCGCCAGGTCCAACTTGTCATCAACACGACGGACGGCAACAAGGCGATCTCCGATTCGAAGTCGCTCCGCCGCGCGACACTGATGCAGAAGGTGCCGTATTACACGACCATGGCCGGGGCCGAAGCAGCCGCCCAGGCGATCAAGGCGCTGAAGGCCGGCAACCTCGAGGTTCGCCCGCTGCAGAGCTATTTCTGA
- a CDS encoding DUF2235 domain-containing protein, producing MAKNIVILFDGTSNEISADRTNIVRLFGTLKRSDEQIVYYDPGVGTFGAANAWSRLLRKSYEVFGLATGWGLDQNVKEAYRFLVENYDRGPPDAARRHSDRDRIYIFGFSRGAYSARVLAGFIHAFGLTSRHHLNLLDYAYRTYKGISAHEEKAGGAAENGGEDPSSAFAAMRLYERMLRNDRPPIKLLGLFDTVTSVIETGKWFPQFKTHPFTRKNPSVEWVRHAVAIDERRTMFQPELWERDQEYWGRPFRPRAPVAKQNFREVWFTGVHGDIGGGYPEAQSGAVKIPLAWMIQETQPAGLLYRTRIVNDIVLGKGGKRYVPLDATAPFHDSMTAGWKILEYIPRRVPENSWRKHGNRNAIYFPLSDLRFIRDDALIHISVKERMNASPYNPPNLPADPDFVS from the coding sequence TTGGCAAAGAACATCGTCATTCTGTTCGATGGCACATCGAACGAGATTTCGGCCGACCGGACCAATATTGTCAGACTGTTCGGCACCTTGAAACGCTCGGATGAGCAGATCGTCTACTACGATCCAGGCGTCGGCACGTTCGGCGCGGCCAATGCCTGGTCGAGACTGCTTCGCAAATCCTATGAGGTTTTCGGGCTCGCGACGGGCTGGGGCCTCGACCAGAACGTCAAGGAAGCCTACCGCTTCCTGGTCGAAAACTACGATCGCGGCCCGCCCGACGCCGCTCGGCGGCATTCCGACCGCGACCGCATCTACATCTTCGGCTTCAGCCGTGGCGCCTATTCGGCGCGGGTGCTAGCGGGTTTCATCCATGCCTTCGGTCTTACAAGCCGGCATCATCTCAACCTGCTCGATTATGCCTACAGGACCTACAAGGGAATTTCCGCGCACGAAGAGAAAGCCGGCGGCGCTGCAGAGAATGGTGGCGAGGATCCGTCCTCTGCTTTCGCCGCCATGCGTCTCTACGAACGCATGCTCAGAAACGACCGCCCGCCGATCAAGCTGCTTGGTCTTTTCGATACGGTGACCTCAGTGATCGAAACGGGGAAATGGTTTCCGCAGTTCAAGACCCATCCTTTCACCCGCAAGAACCCGAGCGTCGAATGGGTACGGCACGCAGTCGCCATAGATGAACGGCGGACCATGTTCCAGCCAGAGCTCTGGGAGCGGGACCAGGAATATTGGGGCCGCCCGTTCCGGCCGAGGGCACCGGTGGCGAAGCAGAATTTCCGGGAAGTATGGTTCACCGGCGTCCACGGCGATATCGGCGGCGGCTATCCGGAAGCGCAAAGCGGGGCAGTCAAGATTCCCCTCGCCTGGATGATCCAGGAAACGCAGCCGGCCGGGCTCCTCTACCGCACCCGCATCGTCAACGACATCGTGCTCGGAAAAGGCGGGAAGAGGTATGTGCCGCTGGACGCCACTGCTCCATTCCATGATTCCATGACCGCCGGATGGAAAATCCTCGAATACATTCCGCGGCGCGTGCCGGAAAATTCCTGGCGCAAGCACGGCAACCGCAATGCGATCTATTTCCCGTTGAGCGACCTGCGCTTCATTCGGGACGATGCGCTGATCCATATCTCGGTCAAGGAACGGATGAATGCCAGCCCCTACAATCCGCCGAATCTGCCTGCAGATCCTGACTTCGTTTCTTAA
- the greA gene encoding transcription elongation factor GreA yields MVDKVPMTQGGFVKLQEELRWRQQEERPRIIEAIAEARSHGDLSENAEYHAAKEAQSHNEGRISELEDLTARAEVIDLAKMSGDKIKFGAKVKLVDEDTEEEKTYQIVGDQEADVKAGRISISSPIARALIGKVVGDSIEVIAPGGSKAYEVLSISWG; encoded by the coding sequence ATGGTTGATAAGGTTCCGATGACACAGGGTGGTTTCGTCAAGCTGCAGGAAGAGCTGCGCTGGCGTCAGCAGGAGGAGCGCCCGCGCATCATCGAAGCGATCGCCGAAGCCCGTTCCCATGGCGATCTTTCCGAAAACGCCGAATATCACGCAGCCAAGGAAGCGCAGAGCCACAACGAGGGCCGCATCAGCGAGCTCGAAGACCTGACGGCGCGCGCCGAAGTGATCGACCTTGCGAAGATGTCCGGCGACAAGATCAAGTTCGGCGCCAAGGTCAAACTCGTCGACGAGGACACCGAGGAAGAAAAGACCTACCAGATCGTCGGCGATCAGGAAGCCGACGTAAAAGCCGGCCGCATTTCCATCTCCTCCCCGATCGCCCGCGCGCTGATCGGCAAGGTAGTCGGCGATTCCATCGAGGTCATCGCACCGGGCGGCTCGAAAGCCTACGAAGTCCTGTCGATCTCCTGGGGTTGA
- a CDS encoding glycosyltransferase family 4 protein, whose protein sequence is MADVEIIAPNFKQRLSGVTSTIVQLIPLQVRLGIKIATLGPGLPKDLPKLTWRQLLGAWRPSAGRRQRVWHARRNNEMAAGIVLRHVLRMPLKLLFTSAAQRRHTAYTRWLIRRMDAVVATNARSGSFLQVPHTVIRHGVDLELFHPPQTAEDTIEATGLPGRYLVGCFGRIRHQKGTDLFVRSMIDLLPQHPDWTAVISGRVTAEHGAFADKLKADIAAAGLADRIVFLGEVPDIKVWYRRLTLYVAPSRNEGFGLTPLEAMASKTAVVASDAGAYAEMIEDGTNGSVVPAGDGEALTKAIAPYLADPQRTLARGEIALAHVRANFALEGEARALKAVYEDLLRQ, encoded by the coding sequence ATTGCTGACGTCGAAATCATCGCACCGAACTTCAAACAGCGCCTGTCCGGCGTCACGTCGACGATCGTTCAGCTGATCCCCCTCCAGGTCAGACTCGGCATCAAGATTGCGACGCTCGGCCCCGGCTTACCGAAAGACCTACCGAAGCTGACGTGGAGACAGCTTCTTGGCGCATGGCGTCCGTCAGCCGGACGCCGGCAGCGCGTATGGCATGCACGCCGCAACAACGAGATGGCCGCTGGTATCGTGCTGCGGCACGTGTTGCGCATGCCGCTGAAGCTGCTTTTTACGTCGGCCGCCCAGCGCCGCCATACCGCCTACACGCGCTGGCTTATCCGCCGGATGGACGCGGTCGTCGCGACCAATGCCCGATCCGGTTCTTTCCTCCAGGTGCCGCATACTGTGATCCGCCACGGCGTCGATCTGGAACTTTTCCATCCACCCCAGACCGCCGAGGACACCATAGAGGCCACCGGCCTGCCCGGCAGGTATCTCGTCGGCTGCTTCGGCCGCATCCGGCATCAGAAAGGCACCGACCTTTTCGTTCGGTCGATGATCGATCTGCTGCCGCAACATCCGGATTGGACGGCGGTGATCTCCGGCCGGGTAACGGCAGAGCATGGAGCTTTCGCCGACAAGCTGAAGGCCGATATCGCCGCCGCCGGCCTTGCCGATCGGATCGTCTTTCTGGGCGAAGTGCCAGACATCAAGGTCTGGTATCGCCGCCTAACCCTATATGTTGCCCCTTCCCGAAATGAAGGTTTCGGGCTGACGCCTCTCGAAGCTATGGCCTCGAAGACTGCGGTTGTGGCATCGGACGCCGGAGCCTATGCCGAAATGATCGAGGACGGGACGAACGGAAGCGTCGTTCCGGCCGGCGATGGCGAAGCTCTCACGAAGGCAATCGCCCCCTATCTCGCCGATCCACAAAGGACGCTCGCCCGTGGCGAGATTGCGCTCGCGCATGTGCGGGCGAATTTTGCGCTGGAAGGCGAAGCGAGGGCGTTGAAGGCCGTCTATGAGGATCTTCTACGGCAGTAG
- a CDS encoding Lrp/AsnC family transcriptional regulator, whose protein sequence is MVMRVELDAIDMKILRELQNDGRMTNVELAERVGISAPPCLRRVRKLEESGFIRGYRALLNAPALGYDLVAFCMVGLKHQSDANLKAFAKQTANWPLVREAWMVSGESDFLLQCVAENLAGFQDFVIEELTATENVDTVRTMLTIRQVKDVSLVDI, encoded by the coding sequence ATGGTGATGCGCGTCGAACTTGATGCAATAGATATGAAGATTCTGCGCGAGCTCCAGAATGATGGCCGGATGACGAATGTCGAACTTGCCGAGCGGGTCGGTATATCGGCGCCGCCGTGTCTCAGGCGGGTGCGTAAGCTGGAAGAATCCGGCTTCATCCGTGGCTATCGGGCGCTTTTGAATGCGCCGGCGCTCGGTTATGATCTGGTGGCCTTCTGTATGGTCGGCCTGAAACACCAGTCGGATGCCAATCTGAAGGCATTTGCGAAGCAGACAGCCAATTGGCCGCTCGTGCGAGAGGCCTGGATGGTGTCGGGCGAATCCGATTTTCTCTTGCAGTGCGTCGCTGAGAACCTCGCGGGCTTTCAGGATTTCGTGATCGAAGAGCTCACGGCCACGGAGAATGTGGATACCGTGCGGACGATGTTGACCATCCGACAGGTAAAGGATGTCTCTCTGGTAGATATTTAG